The Caproicibacterium lactatifermentans genome contains a region encoding:
- a CDS encoding glycosyltransferase family 4 protein, translating to MKSGEGKIGKILFLCIRSDFLTNFAGDSKFLLKTADFLSRNGFSVHICRSVDEDLSRCDAVWLFNLTRLTETYAFFTASQKLKKPLLLTPIFWDLSRYYQYSGDTEKLAQWEYDRQFRREILSSCSMVFPASTAEYACLKTDCQTDFPCTIVYSGASEPVQKLPLPREIAARKPYVFCSARICRRKNQLVLCQAAAAVGWNVLLAGKAEDLPYLQQCLALPHVFYLGFLRETALWPVFENAALHVLCSFVETPGLASLEAGLAGTKVLTTKIGSAHEYFQDLAVYCNPYQKDSLSNTLAAALSRPSQPALQQHIRSFFLWENCLQPLLPCLHRLGL from the coding sequence ATGAAAAGCGGTGAAGGAAAGATAGGCAAAATCCTTTTTCTCTGCATCAGAAGCGATTTTCTTACAAACTTTGCGGGCGACTCAAAGTTTCTGCTGAAAACGGCGGATTTTTTAAGCCGGAACGGCTTTTCTGTACATATCTGTCGTTCCGTGGACGAGGACCTCAGCCGCTGTGACGCAGTCTGGCTTTTTAATCTCACCCGCCTAACGGAAACGTATGCCTTTTTTACGGCATCACAAAAGCTGAAAAAACCGCTTTTGCTGACACCAATTTTCTGGGACCTCAGCCGCTACTACCAGTACAGCGGGGATACCGAAAAACTGGCACAGTGGGAATATGACCGACAGTTCCGCCGAGAGATTCTGTCCAGCTGCAGCATGGTCTTTCCAGCCAGTACTGCCGAATACGCATGCCTGAAAACCGACTGCCAAACGGACTTTCCCTGTACCATTGTGTACAGCGGCGCTTCGGAACCAGTGCAGAAGCTCCCCCTTCCCCGGGAAATTGCCGCCCGAAAGCCATATGTGTTCTGTTCTGCCCGTATCTGCAGACGAAAAAATCAGCTTGTCCTGTGCCAAGCTGCCGCTGCCGTCGGCTGGAATGTGCTTCTTGCCGGAAAAGCGGAGGACCTGCCGTATCTACAGCAGTGCCTTGCACTGCCCCATGTTTTTTATCTCGGTTTCCTGCGGGAAACAGCGCTTTGGCCGGTTTTTGAAAATGCCGCACTGCATGTACTGTGCAGTTTTGTGGAAACGCCCGGACTCGCAAGCCTAGAGGCCGGATTGGCCGGCACAAAGGTCCTGACGACAAAGATAGGAAGTGCACACGAGTACTTTCAGGACTTGGCTGTTTATTGTAATCCATACCAAAAAGACAGCCTTTCCAATACTTTGGCTGCGGCACTTTCCCGCCCTTCGCAGCCTGCCCTGCAGCAGCATATCCGCAGCTTTTTTCTATGGGAAAACTGCCTGCAGCCGCTCCTGCCATGCCTGCACCGGCTGGGGCTGTAA
- a CDS encoding SGNH/GDSL hydrolase family protein, whose product MKTGSDDVDFTNKVIDFLGDSITAGDGVTDEKNIYPNVLKRNIPLAKANNYSVSGTRIAGQLHPSMYPDWDVQYFAERANAMDNSADAVVVFGGTNDFGHGDAPLGSLRDRTMFTFSGACRLLMEQLIRKFPLATIVFMTPLHRMDEDNPRGEGYKKTDYGPLSAYVRIIQEVAQDYAIPVLNLYAVSGIQPKNSVLRENYCPDGLHPNDAGHCLIARRLQGFLGTL is encoded by the coding sequence ATGAAAACAGGGAGTGATGATGTGGACTTCACAAATAAAGTAATCGATTTTCTGGGTGACAGCATTACCGCCGGGGACGGTGTCACAGATGAAAAGAATATTTATCCGAACGTATTAAAGAGAAACATTCCCCTTGCTAAGGCAAATAATTACTCGGTGAGCGGTACACGCATTGCTGGCCAGCTGCATCCCTCCATGTATCCGGACTGGGACGTCCAGTATTTTGCTGAGCGGGCGAACGCGATGGACAACAGCGCGGATGCCGTTGTGGTCTTTGGTGGGACCAACGACTTTGGGCATGGCGATGCTCCTTTGGGCTCGCTGAGGGACCGTACCATGTTTACATTTTCTGGTGCATGCCGTCTGCTGATGGAACAGCTTATCCGCAAGTTCCCGCTGGCGACGATTGTATTCATGACACCGCTGCACCGAATGGACGAGGACAATCCGAGGGGAGAAGGCTATAAAAAGACGGACTATGGGCCGCTTTCCGCTTATGTGCGTATCATTCAGGAGGTGGCGCAGGATTATGCCATTCCGGTACTGAACCTGTATGCTGTCAGCGGCATTCAGCCGAAAAACAGCGTGCTGCGGGAAAACTATTGCCCGGACGGCCTGCACCCGAATGACGCAGGACATTGTCTCATTGCCCGGCGGCTGCAGGGATTTTTAGGTACGCTTTAA
- a CDS encoding M18 family aminopeptidase: MYEHMTTELLDFLQKSPTCYHVIANLRTVLMKAGYTELSEGAHWSLAEGGKYFVARNESSLIAFRVPKKDFIGYQIAASHSDSPSFKIKENPEMGVENAYVRLNVEKYGGMLCAPWFDRPLSVAGKLILRKGNQFVSRLVNVDRDFVMIPSLAIHMDRNANSGHAYNPQKDMLPVLGDFSAKGTFMDFIAESAEVDKSAIVGSDLFLYSRTPGTIWGAHREFLSAGHLDDLECGYADFRGFLDAKENPNSVPVFTIFDNEEVGSGTKQGADSTFLSDTLERIGIACGRTAEQNRTAIASSFMISADNAHAMHPNYPDRADPVNRPRMNGGIVIKYNANQKYTTDSVSAAIFKAVCEKADVPWQEFLNRSDMAGGSTLGNISNAHVSLNTVDIGLAQLAMHSPYETAGSQDPAYLAQAMRTFFSMALREEGHGSYALC; the protein is encoded by the coding sequence ATGTATGAACATATGACAACAGAACTACTGGATTTTTTGCAGAAAAGCCCGACCTGCTATCATGTAATAGCAAATCTGCGAACAGTGCTTATGAAGGCTGGCTACACGGAACTTTCCGAGGGGGCACATTGGTCCCTTGCGGAGGGAGGCAAATATTTTGTTGCACGCAATGAATCGTCACTCATTGCGTTCCGTGTTCCGAAAAAGGACTTTATTGGTTACCAAATAGCCGCTTCACACAGTGATTCTCCCAGTTTTAAAATCAAAGAAAACCCAGAGATGGGGGTTGAAAACGCATATGTCAGGCTGAACGTCGAAAAATATGGCGGTATGCTGTGTGCGCCGTGGTTTGACCGGCCTCTGTCTGTTGCGGGCAAGCTTATCCTGCGGAAAGGAAACCAATTTGTCAGCCGGCTTGTCAATGTCGACCGCGACTTTGTCATGATTCCGAGTTTGGCAATTCACATGGACCGCAATGCGAACAGTGGCCATGCCTATAATCCACAGAAAGATATGCTGCCGGTTTTGGGCGATTTCAGTGCTAAGGGGACGTTTATGGATTTTATCGCTGAAAGTGCCGAAGTGGACAAAAGCGCGATTGTGGGCAGCGACTTGTTCCTGTACAGCCGGACCCCCGGCACCATATGGGGTGCGCATCGGGAATTCCTTTCGGCGGGCCATTTAGATGACCTAGAGTGCGGCTACGCGGATTTTCGTGGCTTTTTGGACGCAAAGGAGAATCCAAACAGCGTTCCTGTCTTTACGATATTCGACAACGAGGAAGTCGGAAGCGGCACCAAACAGGGGGCCGATTCCACGTTCCTGTCGGATACGCTGGAGCGCATCGGTATTGCCTGCGGCCGTACAGCGGAGCAGAACCGCACGGCCATTGCTTCCAGCTTTATGATTTCCGCGGACAATGCACATGCGATGCACCCCAATTATCCGGATAGGGCAGACCCGGTCAACCGTCCCCGTATGAACGGCGGCATTGTCATCAAATACAATGCAAATCAAAAGTATACAACGGATTCCGTATCCGCCGCCATTTTTAAGGCTGTATGTGAGAAGGCAGATGTGCCATGGCAGGAGTTCCTCAACCGTTCCGATATGGCCGGCGGTTCGACGCTGGGCAATATCTCAAACGCGCATGTTTCCTTGAATACAGTTGATATCGGTCTGGCACAGCTGGCCATGCATTCCCCATATGAAACGGCCGGCAGCCAAGACCCGGCTTATCTGGCGCAGGCCATGCGCACCTTTTTCTCCATGGCTCTTCGCGAGGAGGGCCACGGTTCCTACGCACTCTGCTGA
- a CDS encoding alanine/glycine:cation symporter family protein, with translation MENELNAWLSKIDSCIWGIPLIVLILLVGAILTIQLKGIQFRHLPEAFHFMMWKGKGKGEVSSFGALCTALSATVGTGNIVGVATAITAGGPGALFWMVLAACLGMATKYAEATLAVRYRSIDKDNHVLGGPFYYIERGMKEKFGGSFKWLAALFAVFGCLVGLMGIGTMTQMNSITSGIQNFFDPKKANTVSLFGSNYSWTIVIAAVVITLLAALVIIGGLKRISAVATKIIPTMFAIYIISAVYVICYNGANIGSAFDQIFHGAFSGTAAAGGFAGAVVAEAIRNGIARGIFSNESGLGSSPIAAAAGKVAFPAQQGLVSMLGTFFDTIIICNLTGLCIVSSGAYKVKGLEGFFVTDNAFRKAFFFAPDVGSFLLMICLTLFAFTTILGWNYYGTRCISYLSSGSKKAIIAYNWLYIIALAAGPFLALNSIWTLADIVNGLMAFPNLIALFSLSDVVKKETDHFFDYLKKNPYKKKKQQKICAEE, from the coding sequence ATGGAAAACGAACTAAACGCATGGCTTTCGAAAATTGACAGTTGTATCTGGGGAATTCCACTCATCGTGCTAATTCTTCTGGTCGGCGCTATCTTGACCATTCAGCTGAAAGGGATTCAGTTCCGGCATCTGCCGGAAGCGTTCCATTTCATGATGTGGAAAGGCAAAGGAAAAGGGGAAGTTTCCAGTTTCGGTGCATTATGCACGGCTCTTTCGGCAACTGTAGGCACGGGCAACATTGTCGGTGTTGCCACGGCTATTACGGCCGGCGGACCGGGCGCACTGTTTTGGATGGTCCTGGCCGCCTGTCTCGGTATGGCCACCAAATACGCTGAGGCTACGCTTGCGGTGCGGTACCGCAGCATTGACAAGGACAACCACGTCCTTGGCGGGCCATTTTACTACATTGAACGCGGCATGAAAGAAAAATTCGGGGGCAGCTTCAAATGGCTGGCAGCTTTGTTTGCCGTTTTCGGCTGCCTGGTCGGTCTGATGGGTATCGGCACCATGACGCAGATGAACAGTATTACCAGCGGTATACAGAACTTTTTCGACCCGAAAAAGGCCAACACTGTTTCCCTTTTCGGCAGCAATTATTCCTGGACAATCGTTATCGCGGCAGTAGTCATCACGCTGCTGGCCGCGCTTGTCATCATCGGCGGTCTGAAGCGTATTTCCGCTGTGGCGACTAAAATCATTCCCACTATGTTTGCGATTTATATCATTAGTGCTGTGTATGTCATTTGTTACAATGGCGCAAACATCGGCAGCGCATTTGATCAAATCTTCCACGGTGCCTTCAGCGGAACAGCCGCAGCCGGCGGGTTTGCCGGTGCTGTGGTGGCAGAAGCTATCCGCAACGGCATTGCACGCGGAATCTTTTCCAACGAATCCGGCCTTGGCAGCTCCCCCATTGCAGCGGCCGCCGGCAAAGTGGCTTTCCCTGCACAGCAGGGACTGGTTTCCATGCTTGGTACTTTCTTTGATACCATTATCATCTGCAACCTCACGGGCCTGTGCATTGTTTCCTCTGGTGCCTACAAAGTGAAGGGACTGGAAGGCTTCTTCGTTACCGACAACGCTTTCCGGAAAGCCTTTTTCTTTGCACCGGACGTCGGCTCTTTCCTACTGATGATTTGCCTGACACTGTTTGCTTTTACAACGATTCTTGGCTGGAACTATTACGGTACCCGCTGCATTTCTTACCTGTCCTCCGGCAGCAAAAAGGCCATCATTGCCTACAACTGGCTGTACATTATTGCGCTTGCAGCAGGTCCTTTCCTCGCCCTAAATTCCATCTGGACATTGGCAGACATTGTAAACGGCCTAATGGCTTTCCCAAACCTGATTGCACTGTTCTCTCTTTCCGATGTTGTAAAAAAGGAAACGGATCATTTCTTTGATTATCTAAAGAAAAATCCTTACAAAAAGAAAAAGCAGCAGAAAATATGCGCTGAAGAATAG
- a CDS encoding glycoside hydrolase family 10 protein gives MVISLFHRHRQGLAVLMLAAAVLVTMAVKRADISSAGKSSPVSSTAESAPPASSASGAAASGKTAAAAATGGQEMRAVWVPYYTLDMSGQQQKGKDVFLKHYTEIVQNAKARGMNALVVHVRAFSDAMYPSKLYPWSHLTGCTQGTAPGYDPLKEMVRITHGAGLQFHAWINPLRVQLGAAPSILAEGNPWNRFSKDSAKAGWAASCKSGKYLDPGWEGVRQYIADGAAEVAANYDVDGIQFDDYFYPEDSDDSFDAASYRAYCAGKKAGEVLSRQDWRCANINDLISRTYRAIKKSRPQAVFGVSPQGNLENDRKIGADAAAWCQAEGYVDYVCPQVYYNYNNPILPYEKAVHSWRSLVTAKGVKLYFGLGMYKADTSADSGSWSGSTDIIARQIKTARAQHCDGFMLFAYDDMMAPGRQQEVQNVMKMFS, from the coding sequence ATGGTCATTTCACTTTTTCACAGACACAGGCAGGGACTGGCCGTGCTCATGCTGGCAGCGGCGGTTTTGGTAACGATGGCCGTAAAACGGGCGGATATATCGTCTGCCGGAAAAAGTTCGCCTGTTTCCAGTACGGCGGAAAGCGCACCGCCGGCATCTTCTGCGTCAGGCGCAGCCGCCAGCGGAAAAACAGCTGCGGCGGCGGCAACCGGAGGTCAGGAAATGCGCGCGGTGTGGGTGCCATATTACACGCTGGATATGTCTGGACAACAGCAGAAGGGAAAAGACGTTTTTCTGAAACACTATACGGAGATTGTACAGAATGCAAAGGCACGCGGCATGAATGCACTGGTGGTGCATGTGCGTGCTTTCAGTGACGCTATGTATCCCTCTAAGCTGTACCCGTGGTCACACTTGACTGGTTGTACACAGGGCACTGCGCCCGGATATGACCCCCTGAAAGAGATGGTGCGTATTACACACGGCGCGGGACTGCAGTTTCACGCGTGGATTAACCCGCTGCGGGTGCAGCTGGGCGCGGCGCCCTCCATTTTGGCGGAAGGCAACCCGTGGAACCGCTTTTCCAAAGATTCGGCGAAGGCCGGCTGGGCGGCCAGCTGCAAAAGCGGAAAATATTTGGACCCCGGCTGGGAGGGTGTACGGCAGTATATCGCGGACGGCGCCGCCGAGGTGGCGGCAAATTACGATGTGGACGGCATTCAGTTTGACGACTATTTTTATCCGGAGGATAGCGATGACTCGTTTGACGCTGCTTCCTACCGCGCATATTGTGCCGGAAAAAAAGCTGGGGAGGTACTTTCCCGGCAGGATTGGCGCTGTGCCAATATCAACGACCTGATTTCCCGCACATATCGCGCCATAAAAAAAAGCCGCCCGCAGGCGGTTTTTGGTGTTTCACCGCAGGGCAACTTAGAAAATGACCGAAAAATCGGCGCGGATGCGGCAGCATGGTGTCAGGCAGAGGGGTATGTGGATTATGTCTGCCCGCAGGTCTATTATAATTATAACAACCCCATTTTGCCGTATGAAAAGGCCGTGCATTCCTGGCGCAGCCTGGTTACGGCAAAAGGTGTGAAGCTTTACTTTGGTCTGGGAATGTACAAGGCGGACACCAGTGCGGACAGCGGTTCCTGGAGCGGCAGCACGGACATTATTGCGCGCCAAATAAAAACCGCGCGCGCGCAGCACTGTGATGGGTTTATGCTGTTTGCGTATGATGATATGATGGCGCCCGGCCGTCAGCAGGAGGTGCAGAATGTGATGAAGATGTTCTCTTAA
- the mtaB gene encoding tRNA (N(6)-L-threonylcarbamoyladenosine(37)-C(2))-methylthiotransferase MtaB: MKVSAITLGCKVNQYETQAMLAQLAQAGFTICDGPADVILINSCTVTAQSDHKVRQALHRARRENPDAVLVLTGCMPQAFPERAASLADADIVLGNANRSGLTQHILNYLSTHQRIVDIEPHGKTFEKMQVTDFYERTRAFVKIEDGCNRFCTYCIIPYARGRVRSKPLEDLRSELAQLGKHGYREVVLTGINLPAYGQDLGLTLCDAVDAACAVPEIQRVRLGSLEPEQLSPEVIARLAAQEKLCPQFHLSLQSGCDATLRRMNRHYTADEYRTIVQNLRRVFPNAAITTDIMVGFAGETEEEFQQSLAFAREIAFAKVHVFPYSQRPGTRAADFPGQIQKSEKENRCHQMIAVTQETRRAFLQQQVGRTEPVLFERRRENGALEGYTPNYTSVLVSSAEELTGKILPVKVTEALEDSCRGTLTGQL; the protein is encoded by the coding sequence TTGAAAGTATCCGCCATAACACTTGGCTGCAAAGTCAACCAATACGAAACACAAGCCATGCTGGCGCAGCTGGCACAGGCCGGTTTTACCATATGTGATGGTCCAGCCGACGTCATTCTAATCAACTCCTGCACCGTAACCGCTCAAAGCGACCACAAGGTTCGGCAGGCCCTGCACCGTGCCCGTCGGGAAAATCCAGACGCCGTGCTGGTACTGACCGGCTGTATGCCACAGGCTTTTCCGGAGCGGGCGGCGTCCCTTGCGGATGCCGATATTGTGTTGGGAAACGCCAACCGGTCCGGACTGACACAGCATATCCTTAATTACCTCTCCACGCACCAGCGCATTGTGGATATTGAGCCGCACGGTAAAACTTTTGAAAAAATGCAGGTTACTGATTTTTATGAGCGCACCCGTGCTTTTGTAAAAATTGAGGACGGCTGCAACCGTTTCTGCACCTACTGCATTATTCCCTATGCCCGCGGCCGTGTGCGCTCCAAACCGCTGGAAGACCTGCGGTCGGAACTGGCGCAGTTAGGAAAACATGGTTATCGGGAAGTTGTGCTGACGGGCATTAACCTGCCGGCTTACGGGCAGGACTTGGGCCTGACGCTGTGTGATGCCGTGGACGCCGCCTGTGCTGTCCCGGAAATTCAGCGTGTCCGGCTCGGCTCGCTGGAGCCGGAACAGCTTTCACCGGAAGTAATCGCCCGCTTGGCCGCCCAGGAAAAGCTGTGTCCGCAATTCCACCTGTCCCTGCAAAGCGGCTGTGACGCTACCCTAAGACGCATGAATCGCCATTATACAGCGGACGAGTACCGGACCATTGTGCAAAACCTGCGCCGGGTGTTCCCCAATGCTGCGATTACGACCGATATTATGGTGGGGTTTGCCGGTGAAACGGAGGAGGAGTTCCAGCAAAGTCTTGCTTTTGCCCGGGAAATAGCCTTTGCAAAAGTACACGTTTTCCCCTACTCCCAGCGTCCTGGCACCCGCGCGGCAGATTTCCCGGGACAAATACAAAAGTCGGAAAAAGAAAACCGCTGTCACCAGATGATTGCCGTCACACAGGAAACGCGCCGCGCGTTCCTACAGCAGCAAGTCGGCCGAACTGAGCCGGTCCTGTTTGAGCGCCGCCGGGAAAACGGCGCCTTGGAAGGCTATACGCCGAACTACACGTCCGTACTGGTTTCCTCTGCCGAAGAGCTGACCGGAAAAATTCTGCCGGTTAAGGTCACCGAAGCGCTGGAGGACAGCTGCCGCGGCACACTGACAGGTCAGCTTTAA
- a CDS encoding ABC-F family ATP-binding cassette domain-containing protein, with protein MALLGVSNLEKSFGTNVIFQDVSFEVQQSDHIGLVGVNGSGKTTLFKTLTGEYTPDAGNFYKAKNTVLGYMEQHVCRDLDHTAYAEVLTVFSNLLKMEAELNELNNAVTAHPTEKLIERQTTLNDRFVQGGGLTCRARARSALLGLGFTDQQMGQPVRVLSGGQRAKLQLAKMLLSGANLLLLDEPTNHLDITSVEWLEDFLRSWNGAFIVISHDRYFLDRLCGRIFEMHSGHLTTYKGNYTAFQEQKDLNDLSEERQYENTQREIHRLEGVVTQLRRWNREKSIKTAESKEKAIARLESTLVTPEAKAEHLQFSFPTPERSGNDVLTAENLSLSFHKRPLFRNVSMNLHRCERVFLLGPNGCGKTSLLKTLLGKYKPDSGTIRFGANVHIGYYDQLQTGLNMQNRVIDEIWDLYPQMTETKVRSALAIFLFHGEDVFKPVSALSGGERARVLLLHLMLGKANFLLLDEPTNHLDITSTEALESALQQYEGTLFIISHDRYLINQLADRIYWLTSEGVIPYTGSYDSFLQQRKEQQEQEEKVQKAGQPKTNDYQQRKARQSVLRKQKAQLRRLEDHIDEVEKQMEILNGQLSSPATASDYEKAMDLTKRLEEAKAENDHLLQEWETLTQQVEDAEAAQG; from the coding sequence ATGGCACTACTTGGCGTAAGCAACCTTGAAAAAAGCTTTGGAACAAATGTCATCTTTCAGGATGTATCCTTTGAGGTACAGCAGAGTGACCATATTGGGCTGGTCGGCGTCAACGGCTCCGGCAAAACAACGCTGTTTAAAACACTGACCGGTGAATATACACCCGACGCGGGCAACTTTTACAAGGCGAAAAATACGGTTCTCGGCTATATGGAACAGCACGTCTGCCGCGACCTGGACCACACCGCCTACGCCGAGGTATTAACCGTATTTTCCAACCTGCTGAAAATGGAAGCCGAACTAAATGAACTAAACAACGCCGTAACCGCCCACCCCACCGAGAAGCTGATTGAGCGGCAAACCACGCTGAATGACCGTTTCGTACAGGGCGGCGGACTTACCTGCCGTGCACGGGCACGCAGCGCCCTGCTGGGGCTGGGCTTTACTGACCAGCAAATGGGGCAGCCGGTTCGGGTGCTCAGCGGCGGTCAGCGGGCAAAGCTGCAGCTGGCAAAAATGCTGCTCTCCGGTGCGAATCTGCTGCTGTTGGACGAACCGACCAACCACCTGGACATCACCAGCGTCGAGTGGCTGGAGGACTTTCTGCGCAGCTGGAACGGTGCCTTCATCGTCATTTCTCATGACCGTTATTTCCTTGACCGGCTGTGCGGACGCATTTTTGAAATGCACAGTGGGCACCTAACTACCTATAAAGGCAACTACACTGCCTTTCAGGAACAGAAAGATTTAAATGACCTTTCGGAAGAACGGCAGTATGAAAATACTCAGCGGGAGATTCACCGGCTGGAGGGCGTTGTCACCCAGCTGCGCCGCTGGAACCGCGAAAAGAGCATTAAAACAGCGGAAAGCAAAGAAAAAGCCATTGCCCGTCTGGAAAGTACGCTGGTTACACCGGAGGCAAAGGCAGAACACCTGCAGTTCTCTTTCCCTACGCCGGAACGCAGTGGCAACGATGTGCTGACCGCGGAAAATCTTTCCCTGTCCTTTCATAAGCGTCCCCTTTTCCGCAACGTTTCCATGAATCTGCACCGCTGTGAGCGCGTGTTCCTGCTGGGGCCAAACGGCTGCGGCAAGACTTCTTTATTAAAAACACTGTTGGGAAAATACAAACCGGACAGCGGAACGATTCGTTTCGGTGCCAATGTACATATTGGCTACTATGACCAGCTGCAGACCGGCCTGAATATGCAGAACCGTGTCATTGATGAAATATGGGATCTGTACCCGCAGATGACGGAAACCAAGGTCCGCTCTGCTCTGGCTATTTTTCTATTTCACGGCGAGGATGTATTCAAGCCCGTTTCCGCCCTTTCCGGCGGCGAACGCGCCCGTGTGCTGCTGCTGCATCTGATGCTGGGAAAAGCAAACTTTCTGCTGCTGGACGAACCGACCAACCATTTGGACATCACCTCAACGGAGGCATTGGAAAGTGCCTTGCAGCAGTACGAGGGGACTCTGTTTATTATCTCCCATGACCGATACCTTATCAATCAGCTGGCTGACCGCATTTACTGGCTGACATCGGAGGGCGTCATTCCCTATACCGGCAGCTATGACAGTTTTCTGCAGCAGCGCAAAGAACAGCAGGAGCAGGAAGAAAAAGTGCAGAAAGCGGGACAGCCAAAGACAAACGACTATCAGCAGCGCAAGGCACGGCAGTCCGTCCTGCGCAAACAGAAGGCACAGCTGCGGCGGCTGGAAGACCACATTGATGAAGTGGAAAAGCAAATGGAAATACTGAACGGGCAGCTTTCCAGCCCGGCAACCGCCAGCGACTATGAAAAGGCTATGGACCTGACAAAACGGCTGGAAGAAGCCAAGGCGGAGAACGACCACCTGCTTCAGGAGTGGGAAACTCTGACACAGCAGGTGGAGGACGCCGAAGCCGCACAGGGATAA
- a CDS encoding asparaginase encodes MKKILLIATGGTIASHKTKDGLTPSLTSEELLHYVPKTAEFCQVDTQQILSLDSTNIQPRHWLLMARTVQKYYREYDGFVICHGTDTMAYTAAALSYLIRDPDKPVVITGSQKPIDVDVTDAKTNLEDSLLWACRGSGGVCIVFGGKVIAGTRARKSRTKSYNAFSSINFPDLAVIRDGNIIRYICPQPAKGPFFSSQLDSSVSVLKLTPGLSEETFAAVGNLCDGLIVESYGVGGIPDLYSCALERLTRDGKIVVVATQVAHEGSDMAVYRVGHVAKKRFGLLETYDMTIESTVTKLMWVLAQTHDLQEVQRLFYQTINYDVLWVQ; translated from the coding sequence ATGAAAAAAATATTGCTAATCGCCACGGGGGGCACCATAGCTTCCCACAAAACAAAAGATGGGCTGACACCGTCCCTTACATCGGAGGAACTGCTTCACTATGTACCCAAAACGGCGGAATTTTGTCAGGTGGATACCCAGCAGATTCTCAGCCTGGACAGCACCAATATCCAGCCGCGGCACTGGCTGCTGATGGCTCGCACTGTGCAGAAATACTATCGGGAATACGACGGATTTGTCATCTGTCACGGTACCGATACCATGGCTTATACAGCGGCGGCGCTGTCTTATCTAATTCGTGACCCGGACAAACCGGTGGTCATTACCGGCTCTCAAAAGCCCATTGATGTGGATGTAACCGATGCCAAAACAAATTTGGAGGACAGCCTGCTGTGGGCCTGCAGGGGAAGCGGCGGTGTGTGCATTGTGTTCGGTGGAAAGGTCATTGCCGGAACCAGAGCGCGCAAAAGCCGCACCAAAAGCTACAATGCCTTTTCCAGCATCAATTTTCCGGACCTCGCGGTTATTCGGGACGGAAACATCATCCGGTATATTTGTCCACAGCCGGCCAAAGGACCGTTCTTTTCCAGCCAGCTGGACAGCAGTGTTTCTGTGCTGAAACTGACGCCGGGCCTTTCGGAGGAAACGTTTGCGGCGGTTGGAAACCTGTGTGACGGGCTGATTGTGGAAAGCTACGGTGTCGGCGGTATTCCGGACCTGTATTCCTGCGCACTGGAACGCCTTACCCGTGATGGAAAAATCGTCGTTGTAGCCACACAGGTTGCACATGAGGGCAGCGACATGGCGGTGTATCGTGTCGGCCATGTTGCCAAGAAACGCTTTGGCCTGCTGGAAACGTATGATATGACGATAGAGTCCACCGTGACCAAACTGATGTGGGTGCTTGCCCAAACGCATGACCTGCAGGAAGTACAGCGGCTGTTCTACCAAACCATCAATTATGACGTCCTCTGGGTGCAGTGA